Proteins co-encoded in one Alcanivorax sp. genomic window:
- the dctP gene encoding TRAP transporter substrate-binding protein DctP: MLRLATVLVALLPLVATAATTLKISTLYPDGTTIVTGLKDAGKEIAEKTEGRVKLKIYPGGVMGDDRAVERKIRIGQLHGQIAQGGAFASAYKDSQILNVPLAFNNYEEVDAVRAELDPEIQKGLEAGGWVSFGLIDGGFAYVMSENPVRSLDDLRDQKLWLPANDEASAKAAKAFELSPIMLNIGAVLTSLQTGAINAFAAPPVAALTLQWYSRVNNVTDMPLLYTFGLLGIHKKYFGRLSAEDQKTVQEVLEATFAKLDAESRKENLSAFQAVQQQGLSVIKPTDEQFQEWKTYADRATAELVEEGEISQAMLDRLNAILAKQREGQ; encoded by the coding sequence ATGTTGCGTCTTGCGACGGTACTGGTAGCCCTGCTGCCGCTGGTGGCCACCGCCGCCACCACCCTGAAGATTTCCACCCTCTACCCGGATGGCACCACCATCGTTACCGGGCTCAAGGATGCCGGCAAGGAAATTGCCGAGAAGACCGAGGGCCGGGTGAAGCTGAAGATCTATCCCGGCGGGGTGATGGGCGATGACCGGGCGGTGGAGCGCAAGATCCGCATTGGTCAGCTGCATGGCCAGATTGCCCAGGGCGGTGCCTTTGCTTCCGCCTACAAGGACAGCCAGATCCTGAATGTGCCGCTGGCCTTCAACAATTATGAGGAAGTGGATGCGGTACGCGCCGAGCTGGACCCGGAAATCCAGAAAGGTCTGGAAGCCGGTGGCTGGGTCAGCTTCGGCCTGATCGACGGCGGCTTTGCCTACGTGATGTCAGAAAACCCGGTGCGTAGCCTGGATGACCTGCGTGACCAGAAGCTGTGGCTGCCGGCCAACGACGAGGCCTCTGCCAAGGCAGCCAAGGCATTCGAGCTGTCCCCGATCATGCTCAACATCGGCGCGGTACTGACGTCCCTGCAGACCGGTGCCATCAATGCCTTTGCCGCACCGCCGGTGGCAGCCCTGACCCTGCAATGGTATTCCCGCGTGAACAACGTAACCGACATGCCGTTGCTGTACACCTTTGGTCTGCTGGGCATCCACAAGAAATACTTTGGCCGCCTGAGTGCAGAAGATCAGAAAACCGTGCAAGAAGTGCTGGAAGCCACCTTCGCCAAACTGGATGCGGAAAGCCGCAAGGAGAACCTGAGCGCCTTCCAGGCGGTGCAGCAGCAGGGCCTCTCCGTGATCAAGCCCACTGACGAGCAGTTCCAGGAATGGAAAACCTACGCTGACCGTGCCACCGCAGAGCTGGTGGAAGAAGGCGAAATCAGCCAGGCCATGCTGGACCGGCTCAATGC
- the yeiP gene encoding elongation factor P-like protein YeiP, with protein sequence MTRASELKKSDVIEVNGTLYAIRQIEVQSPSARGAATLYRVKASAVGGGPKYEERFKGDEDVTTVDLMRRAVQFSYVDGDDYIFMDSEDFSQYLLKQDDISDELAFITEETEGVLALKVEDSVIGLELPASVVLEVTETAPAMKAASASARTKPATLNTGLVVQVPEYIVEGEKVRVNTAERKFMSRA encoded by the coding sequence ATGACCCGCGCCAGTGAACTGAAGAAATCCGATGTTATTGAAGTCAACGGCACCCTCTACGCCATCCGTCAGATCGAGGTGCAGTCCCCCTCGGCCCGGGGCGCGGCCACGCTGTATCGGGTGAAGGCCAGTGCCGTGGGCGGTGGCCCCAAGTACGAGGAAAGGTTCAAGGGCGATGAGGACGTGACCACTGTGGATCTGATGCGCCGGGCTGTGCAGTTTTCCTATGTGGATGGCGACGACTATATCTTCATGGACAGCGAGGACTTCTCCCAGTACCTGCTCAAGCAGGACGACATCAGTGACGAACTGGCATTCATTACCGAAGAGACCGAAGGCGTGCTGGCCCTCAAGGTAGAAGACTCGGTGATCGGTCTGGAGCTGCCGGCGTCTGTGGTGCTGGAAGTCACTGAGACTGCGCCCGCCATGAAAGCCGCGTCGGCGTCTGCCCGTACCAAGCCCGCTACCCTGAATACCGGCCTGGTGGTGCAGGTGCCGGAGTACATTGTGGAAGGGGAAAAGGTGCGGGTGAACACCGCCGAACGCAAGTTCATGTCCCGGGCCTGA
- a CDS encoding lysophospholipid acyltransferase family protein, whose product MSQINGSVGTHPDVDSGSWPQLRRLWRVLRIVMHLLWGFILAFLLGAFWSPQQPRVLAAKQRWCQRFLRILGAELTVTGTPQSGSVFLVSNHVSWLDIPVIASQRHLYFLSKAEVGEWPLIGQLARAVGTLFIKRGSGESVSKAKEIASRLQQGHTVLVFPEGTTTDGTRLRRFFPQLFDAPLLSKTPIQPLAIRYLDSMGSPDQGMAFVGDDEFHHHLWAMLLRREIRIRLHFCEPLKAAGDRKGLCEQARERIAQQLTS is encoded by the coding sequence ATGAGCCAGATCAACGGTAGCGTCGGCACCCACCCCGATGTGGATAGTGGCAGCTGGCCGCAGCTGCGTCGCTTGTGGCGGGTGTTGCGGATCGTGATGCACTTGCTCTGGGGGTTCATCCTGGCATTTCTGCTTGGCGCCTTCTGGTCGCCTCAGCAGCCCCGGGTACTGGCGGCCAAGCAGCGCTGGTGTCAACGATTCCTGCGCATTCTCGGCGCCGAACTCACGGTGACCGGGACGCCGCAAAGCGGAAGCGTCTTTCTGGTCAGCAACCATGTGTCCTGGCTGGATATTCCGGTGATAGCCAGCCAGCGTCATCTTTATTTTCTTTCCAAGGCGGAAGTGGGAGAGTGGCCCCTGATCGGCCAGCTGGCCCGGGCGGTGGGCACCCTGTTCATCAAGCGTGGTAGTGGTGAATCCGTCAGCAAGGCAAAAGAGATTGCCAGTCGTCTGCAGCAGGGGCATACCGTGCTGGTGTTTCCGGAAGGTACCACCACCGATGGCACCCGCCTGCGCCGCTTCTTTCCACAACTGTTCGATGCGCCGCTTCTCTCGAAAACCCCGATTCAGCCTCTGGCCATTCGCTACCTGGACAGCATGGGTTCGCCTGATCAAGGCATGGCGTTTGTGGGCGATGACGAGTTTCATCATCACCTTTGGGCCATGCTGTTGCGCCGTGAGATCCGTATTCGTCTGCACTTCTGTGAGCCGTTGAAGGCTGCAGGGGATCGCAAGGGTCTCTGTGAGCAGGCCCGGGAGCGTATCGCCCAGCAGCTGACATCCTGA
- a CDS encoding aminopeptidase: protein MRHLVCLSVLALLLSGCQLGYYSQAVSGHFALMKQREPVATVLADPDTSPQLAAQLTFSQQVIAWAGDNLALPAEEVYHQYVALDQDAVVWNVLAAPAWSLTPKTWCYPLLGCVSYRGYFERQQAEEVAASLAGEGMDTWVGGAIAYSTLGWFADPLTTPMLQRSRPALAELLIHELTHRRLYIANDTRFNESLAMLVGREGALAFLADQAIAVDNDALARRDRAEQAFLAIIEDTRSALKTLYNSGQSEAVMAADKALIQQQARERFTREQIEHPALAGYQGFFDGPLNNAQLNGVSDYNGYVPGFARLLEQCQRDWGCFWQQVDNLADLTDEQRRDALMGLSGN, encoded by the coding sequence ATGCGGCATCTCGTTTGCCTGAGTGTGCTGGCCCTGTTGCTGAGTGGCTGTCAGCTGGGGTATTACAGCCAGGCGGTCAGTGGGCATTTTGCCCTCATGAAGCAACGTGAGCCGGTTGCGACGGTGCTGGCGGACCCAGACACTTCCCCTCAACTGGCGGCCCAGCTGACGTTCAGCCAGCAGGTCATCGCCTGGGCTGGCGACAACCTGGCGTTGCCCGCCGAGGAGGTTTACCACCAGTATGTGGCACTGGATCAGGATGCGGTGGTCTGGAATGTGCTGGCGGCCCCGGCCTGGTCCCTGACGCCGAAGACCTGGTGCTATCCATTGCTGGGCTGTGTCAGTTACCGGGGCTATTTCGAGCGCCAGCAGGCGGAGGAAGTGGCCGCCAGTCTGGCCGGGGAGGGCATGGATACCTGGGTGGGGGGCGCGATTGCCTATTCCACGCTGGGTTGGTTTGCCGACCCCCTGACGACCCCCATGCTGCAGCGCTCACGACCGGCACTGGCGGAATTGCTAATCCACGAACTGACCCATCGCCGCCTTTATATCGCCAATGACACCCGCTTCAACGAATCCCTGGCCATGCTGGTCGGCCGGGAAGGTGCACTGGCGTTTCTGGCCGATCAGGCCATTGCGGTGGACAATGACGCGCTTGCCCGGCGGGACCGGGCTGAGCAGGCCTTTCTGGCGATCATCGAGGACACCCGTAGTGCCCTCAAGACCCTCTATAACAGTGGCCAGTCTGAAGCGGTGATGGCGGCAGACAAGGCGCTGATACAGCAGCAGGCCCGCGAGCGCTTTACCCGCGAACAGATCGAACACCCGGCGCTGGCCGGTTATCAGGGCTTTTTTGATGGGCCGTTGAACAATGCCCAGCTGAACGGGGTCAGTGACTATAATGGCTATGTGCCCGGGTTCGCCCGTCTGCTTGAGCAGTGCCAGCGTGACTGGGGCTGCTTCTGGCAGCAGGTGGATAACCTGGCTGACCTGACCGATGAACAACGCAGGGACGCCCTGATGGGGCTTTCCGGGAACTGA
- a CDS encoding rhomboid family intramembrane serine protease: protein MELIRTPQPELADLIQHTLTRNGFTVERREEGDQQVLSIPDQQQYPHARKLVEELIGDLQRQQGREAVEPLTGRPQPLLSGGWLASLGWVTKTGLVLCALIFLTPYVFGETVYRALMFPQTLDGLASQPWRLITPMLLHFSLMHIIFNLLWWADLGRLIERFQSSGQLLMITLITAGVSNVAQFLDSGPLFGGLSGVVYGLLGYLWIYGKVNPGAGYALRREIVIFMLAWLVICFVGLSGIVANTAHLSGLVSGCALGGLFGLMRRHSGNRAV from the coding sequence ATGGAACTGATTCGCACCCCCCAGCCGGAACTGGCTGACCTGATACAACATACTCTCACCCGCAACGGTTTTACGGTGGAGCGTCGCGAGGAGGGCGATCAGCAGGTGCTGTCGATCCCGGATCAACAACAATACCCCCACGCCCGCAAGCTGGTGGAAGAGTTGATTGGTGATCTGCAGCGTCAGCAAGGCAGGGAGGCGGTGGAGCCGCTCACCGGGCGGCCCCAGCCGTTATTGTCCGGGGGCTGGCTGGCCAGCCTGGGTTGGGTCACCAAGACCGGCCTGGTGCTGTGTGCGTTGATTTTCCTGACCCCGTATGTGTTTGGCGAGACGGTCTACCGGGCCCTGATGTTTCCGCAGACCCTGGATGGTCTGGCGTCCCAGCCCTGGCGGCTGATCACTCCCATGCTGCTGCACTTTTCCCTGATGCATATCATTTTCAACCTGCTCTGGTGGGCGGACCTGGGCCGGCTGATCGAGCGTTTCCAGTCTTCCGGACAACTGCTGATGATCACCCTGATTACCGCGGGGGTGTCCAACGTGGCCCAGTTCCTGGATTCCGGTCCTTTGTTCGGCGGGCTTTCCGGTGTGGTTTACGGGCTGCTGGGGTACTTGTGGATCTACGGCAAGGTCAATCCCGGCGCTGGTTATGCCCTGCGCCGGGAGATTGTGATCTTCATGCTGGCGTGGCTGGTAATCTGTTTTGTGGGCTTGTCCGGTATTGTGGCTAACACCGCCCACTTGTCCGGTCTGGTCAGTGGTTGCGCCCTGGGTGGCCTATTCGGCCTGATGCGCCGTCATTCCGGTAACCGGGCGGTTTGA
- a CDS encoding TRAP transporter TatT component family protein — MQWRFFKGLVPTVLLASAFTLQGCSLARVDDNLPYGVLNNNDLQLVAEGLPTYLLMVDGLIENWPESESLLASGADLYGAYAGLFVEDPARARKLSTKALDYAFRAACASDEDYCDLRGLSVPEFEALLEDAGEKDVPMLFTLGGAWAGYIQANTSDWNAVAELGRVEAIMERIVTLDEGYQYGQAHMYLGVLNSILPASLGGKPDVAQTHFEKAVVLSGGKNLLAPVLYAENYARLVFDRELHDRLLNEVLAADPDVHGLTLQNTYAQQEAEALLADADEYF, encoded by the coding sequence ATGCAGTGGCGCTTCTTCAAGGGGCTGGTCCCCACCGTTTTACTGGCATCGGCGTTCACCCTTCAGGGCTGTTCCCTGGCCCGGGTCGATGACAACCTGCCCTACGGCGTGCTGAACAATAATGATCTTCAGCTGGTGGCCGAGGGCCTGCCCACCTACCTGCTGATGGTCGATGGCCTGATCGAGAACTGGCCGGAGAGTGAGTCTCTGTTGGCCAGTGGTGCGGATCTGTACGGTGCCTACGCCGGATTGTTTGTGGAAGATCCGGCGCGGGCCCGCAAGCTCAGTACCAAGGCGCTGGATTACGCCTTCCGTGCGGCTTGTGCCAGCGACGAGGATTATTGTGATCTGCGTGGGTTGAGCGTTCCTGAATTCGAGGCTTTGCTGGAAGACGCGGGTGAGAAGGATGTGCCCATGCTGTTCACCCTGGGCGGGGCCTGGGCCGGCTACATCCAGGCCAATACCAGTGACTGGAATGCGGTGGCCGAACTGGGCCGCGTAGAAGCCATCATGGAGCGTATCGTGACGCTCGACGAGGGCTACCAGTATGGCCAGGCGCACATGTATCTGGGCGTACTCAACAGCATTCTGCCTGCCTCTCTGGGGGGCAAGCCGGATGTGGCCCAGACCCATTTCGAAAAGGCAGTGGTGCTGTCCGGGGGCAAGAACCTGCTCGCCCCGGTGTTGTATGCCGAAAATTACGCACGGTTGGTCTTCGACCGGGAGCTGCATGATCGCCTGCTCAACGAGGTGCTGGCGGCGGACCCGGACGTGCATGGCCTGACCCTGCAAAACACCTATGCGCAGCAAGAGGCGGAAGCCTTGCTTGCCGACGCGGATGAATATTTCTAG
- a CDS encoding CDGSH iron-sulfur domain-containing protein, translated as MDKPVATRWPYPLPVKKGETVHWCSCGKSANQPFCDGSHKGTDFKPEAFTAKKDCIVFFCGCKQSRKGMVCDGSHSKISE; from the coding sequence ATGGACAAACCCGTTGCTACCCGATGGCCTTACCCCTTACCGGTAAAAAAAGGCGAAACCGTTCATTGGTGTTCCTGCGGCAAAAGCGCCAACCAACCCTTCTGCGATGGCAGCCATAAAGGGACCGATTTCAAACCCGAAGCCTTCACAGCCAAAAAGGATTGCATCGTGTTTTTCTGTGGTTGCAAACAAAGCAGAAAAGGAATGGTGTGCGACGGTAGCCACAGCAAGATTAGTGAATAG
- a CDS encoding GNAT family N-acetyltransferase, translating into MLAQAAGKIKALSPQLKGALAKPFVATADILRFPRELRDLNEAEKQGRFSAYFTRSRREIIKVQRMRYRIFSEEYGASFSAPFGLDRDRYDRHCLHLIVKDNHSGEIVGYTRVLPGDRLHRTGGFYSSGEFDLRMLNGLEGRLAEIGRTCIHPAHRNGAVITVLWARLAQYMIENDIRYLLGCASIALGEGYNVAGIWQRITDKHMSAEGHRVIPHLKLEKLPGDSEGVMKMPPLLKAYVRMGAQICGEPCWDPDFNCLDFFVLMDVKDLPARYVQHFMQPVDSLAATHTAQAV; encoded by the coding sequence ATGCTTGCGCAAGCTGCAGGAAAGATCAAAGCACTGAGCCCGCAATTGAAGGGAGCCCTGGCCAAGCCGTTTGTAGCCACGGCGGATATTCTGCGTTTTCCCCGTGAGTTGCGTGATCTGAACGAGGCGGAAAAGCAGGGTCGCTTTAGCGCCTACTTCACCCGCTCCCGCCGTGAGATCATCAAGGTTCAGCGCATGCGCTACCGGATTTTCTCTGAAGAATACGGCGCCAGCTTCAGCGCACCCTTTGGCCTGGACCGGGATCGCTATGATCGTCATTGCCTGCACTTGATTGTGAAAGACAACCACAGCGGTGAGATTGTCGGTTACACCCGGGTACTGCCCGGTGATCGTCTGCACCGTACCGGGGGGTTCTATTCCAGTGGTGAGTTTGACCTGCGCATGCTTAATGGGCTGGAAGGGCGGCTGGCGGAAATTGGTCGCACCTGTATTCACCCGGCTCACCGTAATGGTGCCGTGATCACGGTGCTGTGGGCGCGCCTGGCCCAGTACATGATTGAGAACGACATTCGCTACCTGCTGGGCTGCGCCAGCATCGCCCTGGGCGAAGGCTACAACGTGGCGGGTATCTGGCAGCGCATCACCGACAAGCATATGAGCGCAGAAGGCCACCGGGTCATTCCTCACCTCAAGCTGGAAAAGCTGCCGGGCGACAGCGAGGGGGTCATGAAGATGCCGCCGTTGCTCAAGGCCTACGTCCGCATGGGGGCACAGATCTGTGGTGAGCCGTGTTGGGATCCGGATTTCAACTGTCTGGATTTCTTTGTGCTGATGGATGTGAAGGATCTGCCTGCCCGGTACGTGCAGCATTTCATGCAACCGGTGGATAGCCTGGCGGCTACACACACCGCCCAGGCGGTATGA